A stretch of Babesia bigemina genome assembly Bbig001, chromosome : III DNA encodes these proteins:
- a CDS encoding proteasome A-type and B-type family protein, putative, with protein MVADGEYNFSLTTFSPSGKLVQIDYALTGISKGAPTLGIKAKNGVVIASERATLSPLVEADSIYKIDHVTRNIGVVAAGMPADFRIVLKKGRKEAMKYKMMYGDDIPGAELVKEIASIMQEYTHSGGVRPFGISLLLASYDEAGPQLYQIDPSGAYFGWRATAIGGRMQNNMTFLEKRYSEDLELEDAIHIAILTLKEGFEGEMTANNIEIGIVGTDGIFKILPKDIISDYLNELM; from the exons ATGGTCGCAGACGGCGAGTACAATTTCTCTCTGACAACCTTCAGCCCTAGCGGGAAGCTGGTTCAGATCGATTACGCGCTGACGGGTATTTCCAAAGGTGCGCCAACTCTGG GTATTAAGGCGAAAAATGGAGTCGTTATAGCGTCGGAGAGAGCCACGCTCTCGCCGCTCGTAGAAGCAGACTCGATCTACAAGATCGACCACGTCACGAGGAACATCGGAGTTGTAGCCGCGGGCATGCCGGCTGACTTCCGTATCGTGCTGAAAAAGGGCAGGAAGGAG GCTATGAAGTACAAGATGATGTATGGCGATGATATACCAGGGGCGGAACTGGTAAAAGAGATCGCCAGCATCATGCAGGAGTACACTCACTCCGGAGGCGTGCGTCCATTCGGAATCTCACTGCTGCTTGCATC ATATGACGAAGCTGGTCCGCAGTTGTACCAAATCGACCCCTCTGGCGCCTACTTCGGTTGGAGGGCCACTGCTATCGGCGGGCGTATGCAGAACAACATGACCTTCCTGGAAAAACGCTACAGCGAGGACTTGGAACTCGAAGACGCTATTCATATCGCTATTCTTACACTGAAGGAGGGTTTCGAGGGAGAGATGACTGCCAACAATATCGAGATCGGAATCGTTGGCACCGACGGAATCTTCAAGATTCTCCCCAAGGACATTATAAGCGACTACCTCAACGAGCTCATGTGA
- a CDS encoding translation elongation factor G, putative, translating to MSTRRFSSLLAIKPTRSGKVTAKHGLDTACEGRCRVWHRCFNTGDGHYNIERIRNIGISAHIDSGKTTLTERILFYSGRIAAIHEVRGNDGVGAKMDSMDLERERGITIQSAVTNFRWSVEGAAGESSVDYMVNIIDTPGHVDFTIEVERALRVLDGAILLCCAVAGVQSQTLTVNMQMDRYKIPRIVFLNKMDRDGADPERVIGLIRQKLNIDLLELQVPIGLANRFEGVVDVIDECAYHFEGPNGQHVVKKEVPDGYAELLRSKKTALLEKLADLDDEFAAEFLDNTYTPRSMRDAIRRCCLSHKAYPLLMGSAKGNKGAQLALDAVCHYLPSPADIEQCGYLNDEKTDALDGSHKQPLVAYAFKIQDSPMGQLTFLRIYQGTLRRGQQLYLVEEGKKHSTKKLFKMHASDTEDVSEACSGEIVAISGLKCNSGVTFTDGRLQLTMAPIFVPEPVVSLALKKVDTRDMARLSKALNRFKREDPTFRITVDEESKETVLSGMGELHLGIYVERMKREYGLSVETGPPIVNYRETVTRRVDFCYTHKRQSGGAGQYGKIIGYMEPIGEEANRHLHVEFVNKLVGNDIPPNYVPSIENGFRECCKKGLICGRQVVNTRIVVTDGQSHEVDSSDIAFRLAAKGAFEESYLDSSPIVLEPIMQVEVVTPHEFQASVLSTITKRKGLVTDTSAYGSNVILQAEVALRNMFGYITDLRAATKGQGEFSMEFKLYQPMNAADQEACAKEYQESLKK from the exons ATGTCTACACGCCGTTTCTCCAGCCTTCTTGCGATCAAACCAACGAGATCCGGCAAAGTTACAGCGAAGCATGGATTGGATACCGCATGCGAG GGTCGATGCAGGGTGTGGCACCGCTGCTTCAACACTGGCGATGGCCATTACAACATTGAAAGGATACGCAACATCGGCATCAGCGCCCACATAGATTCGGGCAAGACTACGCTGACCGAGCGCATCCTGTTCTACTCCGGTCGCATTGCTGCGATTCACGAGGTCCGTGGGAACGACGGCGTGGGGGCCAAGATGGATTCCATGGACCTTGAACGTGAGCGCGGCATCACGATTCAATCTGCCGTGACAAACTTCAGGTGGTCGGTggaaggcgctgcaggtgAGAGTTCCGTCGACTACATGGTGAACATCATTGACACCCCGGGACACGTCGACTTCACCATAGAGGTGGAGCGGGCGCTGCGCGTTCTGGACGGTGCGATATTGCTGTGCTGCGCTGTGGCCGGGGTTCAATCGCAAACACTGACGGTGAACATGCAAATGGACCGTTACAAAATCCCGCGGATTGTCTTCCTCAACAAGATGGATCGTGACGGCGCAGACCCAGAGCGGGTCATCGGGCTTATTCGCCAAAAACTGAACATCGACCTGCTTGAACTGCAGGTGCCGATAGGCCTTGCCAATCGCTTCGAAGGCGTAGTTGACGTCATCGACGAGTGCGCGTACCACTTTGAGGGCCCCAATGGCCAGCACGTGGTTAAAAAGGAAGTGCCCGACGGATACGCTGAGCTGCTCCGTTCCAAGAagacggcgctgctggagaagcTCGCCGACCTAGACGACGAGTTCGCGGCGGAGTTCCTGGACAACACCTATACGCCGCGTTCCATGCGAGACGCTATCCGACGCTGCTGCCTGTCTCACAAAGCATACCCGCTTCTCATGGGTTCCGCCAAGGGGAACAAAGGCGCCCAGTTGGCTCTCGATGCGGTTTGCCACTACCTACCCTCGCCGGCCGATATAGAACAGTGCGGTTATCTGAATGACGAAAAGACGGATGCGCTGGACGGCAGCCACAAACAACCATTGGTCGCCTACGCCTTCAAGATACAAGATAGCCCCATGGGACAGCTGACATTTTTGCGTATCTATCAGGGGACACTGCGCCGTGGCCAGCAGCTGTACCTGGTGGAGGAGGGCAAGAAGCACTCCACGAAGAAGCTGTTCAAGATGCACGCCAGCGATACCGAGGACGTGTCTGAGGCGTGCAGCGGTGAAATAGTTGCCATTTCTGGGCTCAAGTGCAACTCCGGAGTGACGTTTACCGACGGCCGATTACAACTTACCATGGCGCCCATTTTCGTCCCCGAGCCCGTGGTGTCACTTGCGCTCAAGAAGGTGGACACCCGCGACATGGCACGCCTCTCCAAGGCGCTCAACCGTTTCAAGCGCGAAGACCCGACGTTCAGAATCACGGTAGATGAAGAGAGCAAAGAAACCGTGCTCAGCGGGATGGGTGAGCTGCACCTGGGGATTTACGTCGAGCGCATGAAGCGGGAGTACGGCCTAAGTGTTGAGACTGGGCCACCCATAGTGAACTACCGCGAGACCGTAACGCGCAGAGTCGACTTCTGCTACACACACAAACGGCAGTcgggtggagcaggtcaaTACGGTAAGATCATCGGGTACATGGAACCGATCGGCGAGGAGGCCAACCGCCACTTGCATGTCGAGTTCGTGAACAAGCTGGTGGGCAACGACATTCCACCGAACTACGTGCCATCCATAGAGAACGGCTTCCGCGAGTGTTGCAAGAAGGGACTGATCTGTGGGCGCCAGGTTGTCAATACACGCATAGTGGTGACAGACGGCCAGTCGCACGAGGTGGATTCGTCAGACATCGCATTCCGGCTTGCTGCCAAAGGCGCTTTCGAAGAGAGCTATTTGGACTCGAGTCCGATCGTCTTGGAGCCTATCATGCAGGTCGAGGTCGTGACCCCGCACGAGTTCCAGGCGTCGGTGCTTTCGACGATAACCAAGCGCAAGGGACTAGTGACCGACACGTCGGCATATGGCAGCAATGTCATACTGCAGGCGGAAGTTGCGCTACGGAACATGTTCGGTTACATCACTGACCTTCGTGCCGCCACAAAAGGCCAGGGCGAGTTCAGCATGGAATTCAAGCTCTACCAGCCCATGAATGCAGCCGATCAGGAAGCGTGCGCCAAGGAGTATCAAGAGAGCCTAAAGAAGTGA
- a CDS encoding prenyltransferase, UbiA family protein, putative produces the protein MHPLYSHTSGILSQKLICSFALKQLRRHPFHQHGLFYTFAIVHRGHSYRNNSRCVWAKPLPSSLGDRDFARSLESKRYVSVNSVNLPAARPDDRPMRDRIAVYCRLMRYQALTPVAIFCYPAMWSAFMALPPVFGLEEMKKMALFCLGAFFARTAGCCVNDLADRNIDRHVERTKTRPLAAGQISTTSAVAIMSVNASLGLAVLMQFDLNTIRLGILTALGACCYPFMKRFTNYPQVFLGLASNISVFIVGSFFVTFLSLQRPGRRLCNLSPSPQFSFIRHPLFGLSCTTPCTPTKIRSMTGRSALNRWLYYGKGDATKRNCKISAVLMSLLIAAAGYNADLKEWFYGFIALSHMWMIRQINVVDLDNSNSCLKFFKRSVPYGTLVLAGIIAGKDLTFKTDVAS, from the exons ATGCATCCACTTTATTCGCATACAAGCGGTATATTATCGCAAAAATTAATATGCTCGTTTGCGTTAAAACAATTGCGTCGACATCCATTTCATCAGCACGGCTTGTTCTATACATTCGCCATCGTACATAGGGGTCATTCTTACAGGAATAACTCACGATGTGTTTGGGCAAAACCGTTACCTTCCTCCCTGGGAGATCGCGATTTCGCACGCTCGCTTGAGAGCAAACGTTACGTCTCCGTTAATAGTGTCAATCTGCCAGCGGCACGGCCGGATGATCGTCCTATGCGCGACCGAATTGCGGTATATTGCAGGCTAATGCGATACCAGGCTTTAACGCCGGTTGCAATTTTTTGCTACCCTGCCATGTGGAGTGCATTTATGGCATTACCTCCTGTATTCGGCCTAGAGGAAATGAAAAAAATGGCGCTGTTTTGCTTGGGAGCATTCTTCGCGAGGACTGCAGGCTGTTGCGTAAACGATTTGGCAGATCGCAATATAGACAGGCATGTTGAAAGGACAAAAACAAGACCACTAGCAGCCGGGCAGATTTCCACTACATCGG CTGTTGCTATTATGTCCGTCAATGCGAGCCTGGGCCTAGCAGTTTTGATGCAATTTGACCTCAACAC CATTCGGCTCGGCATATTAACCGCACTAGGAGCGTGCTGCTATCCATTTATGAAGCGCTTCACGAATTACCCGCAGGTGTTCCTGGGCCTGGCCTCCAACATAAGCGTTTTCATAGTGGGTTCTTTTTTTGTGACATTCTTATCATTGCAAAGGCCTGGTCGGCGCTTATGCAACCTTTCACCATCGCCCCAGTTCTCCTTTATACGGCATCCACTCTTTGGACTGTCGTGTACGACACCGTGTACGCCCACCAAGATAAGAAGTATGACAGGAAGATCGGCGTTAAATCGATGGCTCTATTATGGCAA GGGTGATGCGACCAAGCGTAATTGTAAGATAAGCGCTGTGCTAATGTCACTCCTCATTGCCGCTGCGGGGTATAACGCCGACCTAAAG GAATGGTTCTATGGGTTTATCGCATTGTCACACATGTGGATGATTCGTCAAATAAATGTAGTGGATCTCGACAACTCGAATAGTTGCTTAAAGTTCTTCAAGCGATCAGTGCCCTATGGCACACTGGTTCTGGCTGGTATAATTGCCGGAAAGGACCTAACTTTCAAGACCGACGTAGCATCATAG
- a CDS encoding predicted protein, putative, translated as MNKTINRLSWVYVLPSLIFFSVRTARVGEGEVRRKERFPVSLEKQLEIFKDTNKTPKNIEYVGCGYDMYNGTSIDDRTGFSLKNYRAPVLDKYYTGESEGNQLEGLGIWVANEFQCDLSNELSSVDTKQNLMSLISSKTSDGYSNIFSSSTSETTKDDDILNKLKRSRSIIVRKYHCTVYSAGININDIWKNSTRFNGIVKRLVDTCKGGFKEVECPIDRLKKNIYDEGCEGCIASWMRFFADFGTHATQHVTMGGTYRRFNNAMDKQASRKSKKSEVTITTSSSWFGLSNSRQESTKENEFMHSRDDEENDVVQYTVGPEPKDEFMTPDSFEDWVRKVALNPVPIDVEFISLSELMPDDETRKLFKEALRYYAKLRGVDKNDTHITNGALRSSILQLVSHAVNMIYRVRLWSFIVLQLQESTLVAINDPDKVGKDVCKGESKIIFGFGVNLNEKRQILQLKPCYPGLNACILDLNQDVVSTFVIALCGEMQFYDFTQKLTKGSSDKSTYNEVVCPKDTVVVFGVIIRFGYPMMIRECPKGIRSCGDRNLGPNGLIWVACLPKNTFGINLYSTTAGVLGAGEKLPCDSSSKVVNGFTILSTRDNKNVRVAACPKYEVACHAPSQNEASVGSYIFCVK; from the exons ATGAATAAAACCATTAATAGGTTATCTTGGGTGTACGTTCTACCGAGTTTGATATTTTTTTCGGTGCGAACTGCCCGGGTAGGGGAAGGGGAAGTTAGAAGAAAAGAACGGTTCCCCGTGTCTCTGGAAAAGCAGCTTGAAATATTTAAAGACACAAACAAGACTCCTAAAAATATAG AATATGTTGGATGCGGCTATGATATGTATAATGGCACTAGCATCGACGACAGAACGGGATTTAGTCTGAAAAACTATCGAGCTCCGGTGCTAGACAAGTATTACACTGGTGAATCAGAAGGAAATCAACTGGAGGGACTGGGTATATGGGTCGCCAACGAATTTCAATGCGACCTATCTAACGAG TTGAGTTCTGTCGATACCAAACAGAATCTAATGTCTCTAATTTCGAGCAAAACATCCGATGGGTATAGCAACATTTTTTCATCCAGCACTTCGGAGACGACCAAGGATGACGACATCTTGAATAAATTGAAGCGTTCAAGATCAATCATTGTTAGAAAATATCATTGTACTGTCTACAGCGCCGGCATAAATATCAATGATATCTG GAAAAATTCAACGAGATTCAACGGAATAGTTAAGAGACTTGTTGATACATGTAAAGGTGGATTTAAAGAGGTTGAATGTCCCATTGACAGGTTAAAGAAAAACATATATGATGAAGGTTGTGAAGGCTGTATAGCATCTTGGATGCGCTTTTTCGCCGACTTCGGCACTCATGCCACCCAGCATGTTACCATGG GTGGGACATACAGGAGGTTCAACAACGCTATGGACAAACAAGCAAGTAGGAAATCTAAAAAATCAGAGGTGACAATTACAACATCATCAAGTTGGTTTGGTCTATCGAATTCTCGTCAAGAAAGCACCAAGGAAAACGAATTTATGCATTCGCGCGATGACGAAGAAAATGACGTGGTCCAGTATACGGTGGGACCCGAACCGAAGGATGAATTCATGACTCCCGATTCTTTTGAGGATTGGGTGCGCAAGGTTGCTTTGAACCCCGTGCCGATTGATGTAGAATTCATTTCATTATCTGAGCTGATGCCGGACGACGAGACACGAAAGTTATTTAAGGAGGCGCTGCGGTATTACGCAAAACTGAGAGGCGTGGACAAAAACGATACACACATCACCAATGGAGCATTGAGGAGTTCAATATTGCAATTGGTAAGTCATGCTGTTAATATGATTTACCGTGTTCGTCTGTGGTCGTTCATCGTGCTACAGCTTCAAGAGTCTACGCTTGTGGCCATTAATGATCCAGATAAGGTCGGAAAAGACGTTTGTAAGGGGGAAAGTAAGATTATATTTGGTTTCGGCGTTAATCTAAATGAGAAACGGCAGATACTCCAACTCAAACCGTGCTATCCGGGATT AAACGCATGTATCCTTGATCTCAATCAAGATGTCGTTTCAACTTTCGTCATAGCGTTATGCGGCGAAATGCAGTTTTATGACTTTACACAGAAATTGACGAAAGGGTCATCTGACAAGTCTACCTAC AATGAGGTAGTATGCCCAAAAGATACAGTTGTAGTATTTGGAGTCATAATCAGATTTGGCTATCCCATGATGATAAGGGAGTGCCCCAAAG GCATTAGGAGTTGTGGAGATCGCAATTTGGGGCCCAATGGACTAATTTGGGTTGCATGTCTCCCCAAGAATACGTTTGGTATAAAC CTATATTCGACTACGGCAGGAGTCCTTGGTGCGGGAGAAAAATTGCCGTGTGATTCCAGTAGTAAAGTCGTAAACG GTTTTACTATTTTAAGCACCCGTGACAACAAAAACGTCAGAGTGGCAGCTTGCCCCAAGTATGAAGTAGCATGTCATGCGCCATCGCAAAATGAGGCCTCCGTCGGGAGTTACATTTTTTGCGTAAAGTGA